A single region of the Govania unica genome encodes:
- the cysP gene encoding thiosulfate ABC transporter substrate-binding protein CysP: MKKILLGLVAAAVLTASPIGQAMAAADAAKEPTSILNVSYDVSRELFAKLNPVFAAEWKAKTGKTIDVKQSHGGSSKQARAVLEGLPADVVTFNQVTDIQVLHDRGNLVAADWQQKFPNNSSPYYSLPVFLVRAGNPKKIKDWGDLTGKGVQVIFPNPKTSGNARYTYLAATAYAYEKFGGDNEKSRTFMKSFLGNVPVFDTGGRAATTTFVDRAIGDVLITFEAEVQSIRREFPDRKFEVVVPSVSLQAEFPVAVVDKVVDRRGSRAVATAYLTFLYSDKAQTILAENYNRVNNPAVAQRFAKQFPPVRLVTVDKIFGGWKKATQDHFAEGGILDQVFVNR, from the coding sequence ATGAAGAAAATACTGCTTGGCCTTGTGGCCGCCGCTGTTCTGACCGCATCGCCCATAGGCCAGGCCATGGCCGCCGCGGATGCTGCCAAGGAACCGACCAGTATCCTCAACGTCTCCTATGATGTTTCACGGGAACTGTTTGCTAAACTCAATCCGGTGTTTGCCGCCGAGTGGAAGGCGAAAACCGGGAAAACCATTGATGTCAAACAATCCCATGGCGGATCGTCCAAGCAGGCGCGGGCTGTGCTCGAAGGACTACCGGCCGATGTGGTGACCTTCAATCAGGTCACCGATATTCAGGTTCTGCATGACAGAGGCAATCTGGTGGCCGCCGACTGGCAGCAGAAATTCCCCAACAACAGCTCGCCTTATTATTCCTTGCCGGTGTTTCTGGTTCGCGCCGGCAACCCCAAGAAAATCAAGGATTGGGGAGATCTGACCGGCAAGGGCGTGCAGGTGATTTTCCCAAATCCCAAAACCTCGGGCAACGCGCGCTATACCTATCTGGCCGCGACCGCTTATGCCTATGAGAAATTCGGTGGCGATAACGAAAAATCCCGCACCTTCATGAAATCCTTCCTCGGCAATGTGCCGGTGTTCGATACCGGCGGACGCGCCGCCACCACGACCTTTGTGGATCGTGCCATCGGCGACGTGCTCATAACCTTCGAAGCCGAAGTGCAAAGCATCCGTCGAGAATTCCCCGACCGTAAATTCGAAGTCGTAGTGCCGTCCGTCAGCCTTCAGGCCGAATTCCCGGTGGCAGTCGTCGACAAGGTGGTCGATCGCCGCGGTTCGCGCGCTGTGGCCACCGCCTATCTCACTTTCCTCTATAGCGACAAGGCTCAGACCATTCTGGCCGAAAATTACAACCGCGTGAACAACCCCGCCGTCGCCCAGCGCTTTGCCAAACAATTCCCGCCGGTGCGGCTGGTGACCGTGGACAAGATTTTCGGCGGCTGGAAAAAGGCCACTCAGGATCACTTCGCGGAAGGCGGCATCCTTGATCAGGTCTTTGTGAACCGCTAA
- the queC gene encoding 7-cyano-7-deazaguanine synthase QueC encodes MSNAIILLSGGLDSATCLAIAKSQGFTCHALSFQYGQRHAAELDAADRLAKLLGAVEHKTIEIDLRAFGGSALTDDIAVPKDRDLSQPESNIPVTYVPARNTIFLSFALAYAEVRQARDIFIGVNALDYSGYPDCRPEFIEAFARMATLATKAGVEGEAPYRFHTPLISMTKAEIIQTGHALGLDYGQTISCYDADESGAACGTCDSCLLRRKGFQEAGLPDPTRYR; translated from the coding sequence ATGTCAAATGCCATTATTCTCCTGAGCGGCGGGCTTGATTCCGCAACCTGTCTGGCCATTGCGAAATCGCAGGGCTTTACCTGTCATGCTCTCAGTTTCCAGTATGGTCAGCGTCATGCGGCGGAACTTGATGCCGCCGACCGGCTGGCCAAACTTTTGGGCGCTGTAGAGCATAAAACCATTGAGATTGATCTCCGTGCTTTTGGTGGCTCGGCGCTGACGGACGATATCGCGGTGCCGAAAGATCGCGACCTCAGCCAGCCCGAAAGCAATATTCCGGTCACCTATGTGCCGGCGCGCAATACGATTTTTCTGTCTTTTGCCCTCGCCTATGCCGAAGTGCGGCAGGCGCGGGATATTTTCATTGGTGTCAATGCGCTCGATTACAGCGGCTATCCCGATTGCCGTCCGGAATTCATCGAAGCCTTCGCCCGCATGGCTACACTCGCCACCAAGGCCGGGGTCGAGGGTGAAGCGCCTTACCGCTTCCACACCCCGCTGATCAGCATGACCAAGGCCGAGATCATCCAGACCGGCCACGCGCTTGGCCTTGATTACGGGCAGACCATCAGTTGCTATGATGCAGATGAAAGCGGCGCGGCCTGCGGCACCTGTGACAGTTGCCTGTTGCGGCGGAAGGGCTTTCAGGAAGCCGGACTGCCGGACCCGACGCGGTATCGGTGA
- the queE gene encoding 7-carboxy-7-deazaguanine synthase — protein MTYSVKEMFYTLQGEGAQAGRPAVFCRFAGCNLWTGREEDRAKAVCTFCDTDFVGIDGEGGGKFKTPKALAAAARALWPNNGTSGGKPYVVCTGGEPLLQLDVLLIDAFHAEGFEIAVETNGTLPAPDGIDWICVSPKADAEVVQTHGHELKLVYPQAKALPERFAGFNFENFYLQPMDGLGAEASSERLRNTEAAVQYCLEHPQWKLSLQTHKILGIP, from the coding sequence ATGACATACAGCGTCAAGGAAATGTTCTACACCCTGCAAGGCGAAGGCGCACAAGCTGGACGCCCGGCGGTGTTCTGCCGTTTTGCCGGATGCAATCTCTGGACCGGCCGCGAAGAAGACCGGGCCAAGGCCGTCTGCACCTTCTGCGACACCGATTTTGTCGGCATCGATGGTGAAGGCGGCGGCAAATTCAAAACACCTAAAGCGCTGGCCGCTGCGGCCCGTGCGCTTTGGCCCAATAACGGCACATCTGGTGGAAAACCTTATGTGGTCTGCACCGGCGGCGAGCCTTTGTTGCAACTGGATGTACTGCTAATCGATGCCTTTCATGCCGAGGGCTTTGAAATCGCAGTCGAAACCAACGGCACCCTGCCCGCCCCCGACGGCATCGACTGGATCTGCGTGAGCCCCAAGGCCGACGCGGAGGTGGTGCAGACGCACGGGCATGAATTGAAACTCGTCTACCCGCAGGCCAAAGCCCTGCCGGAACGGTTCGCGGGGTTCAATTTCGAGAATTTCTATTTACAGCCCATGGATGGGCTTGGGGCCGAGGCGAGTAGCGAACGGCTACGCAATACCGAAGCCGCAGTGCAATATTGCCTGGAGCATCCGCAATGGAAGCTCAGCTTGCAAACCCATAAGATTCTGGGGATTCCGTAA
- the trhO gene encoding oxygen-dependent tRNA uridine(34) hydroxylase TrhO, producing the protein MTTPLVVAALYKFTRFTDVAALRAPLQAVCDSAGVKGTLLLAGEGINGTIAGTRDGIDSVLAAIRALPGCADLEHKESTAAEMPFYRMKVRLKKEIVTMGVPDIDPVYHVGTYIDPADWNALISDPGVIVIDTRNDYEVGIGSFKGAVNPETKSFGEFPDWFRDFRAKLPDPSAPPKIAMFCTGGIRCEKSTAFLRSEGLGEVFHLRGGILKYLEAVPAEDSLWEGECFVFDQRVSVGHGLTLGSYDICHACRLPLSAEDKQAPQYVEGISCRHCHAERDDDQRARYAERQRQVEAADKRGEAHVGARYAADDAGHD; encoded by the coding sequence ATGACGACCCCGCTGGTTGTTGCCGCCCTTTATAAATTCACGCGCTTCACGGATGTGGCGGCTTTGCGCGCTCCCTTGCAGGCCGTCTGTGACTCAGCCGGGGTCAAGGGGACATTATTGCTCGCCGGCGAAGGCATCAACGGCACCATCGCCGGAACCCGCGACGGCATCGACAGCGTGCTGGCGGCGATCCGGGCGTTGCCGGGCTGTGCGGATCTGGAGCATAAGGAATCTACGGCGGCGGAGATGCCTTTTTACCGCATGAAGGTGCGGCTCAAAAAAGAGATTGTCACCATGGGCGTGCCGGATATCGACCCGGTGTATCATGTGGGCACTTATATTGATCCGGCCGACTGGAACGCGCTCATCAGCGACCCCGGTGTGATCGTTATCGACACCCGCAATGATTACGAGGTTGGGATCGGCAGCTTCAAGGGCGCGGTCAACCCGGAAACCAAAAGCTTCGGCGAGTTTCCGGATTGGTTCCGGGATTTTCGCGCCAAACTGCCGGATCCGTCGGCACCGCCCAAAATTGCGATGTTCTGCACCGGGGGCATTCGCTGTGAAAAATCGACGGCTTTCCTGCGTTCCGAAGGGCTGGGCGAGGTGTTTCATCTGCGTGGCGGCATTCTCAAATATCTGGAAGCCGTCCCAGCCGAAGACAGCCTGTGGGAAGGCGAATGTTTCGTGTTCGATCAACGGGTGTCGGTGGGCCATGGCCTGACGCTCGGCAGTTATGACATCTGCCATGCCTGCCGCCTGCCTCTGAGCGCGGAAGACAAACAGGCCCCGCAATATGTGGAGGGCATCAGCTGCCGCCATTGCCATGCCGAGCGCGATGATGACCAGCGTGCCCGCTATGCCGAACGTCAACGTCAGGTGGAGGCGGCAGACAAACGCGGCGAGGCTCATGTGGGCGCACGCTATGCGGCCGATGATGCGGGCCATGACTGA
- a CDS encoding glutathione S-transferase, with translation MTDLPILYSFRRCPYAMRARLALAVSATSCRLREVALKNKPAEMLAVSPKGTVPVLVTADGQVIDESLAIMTWALGRQDPEDWLAPSDGGLIAENDGPFKASLDRYKYPSRYDLADPLPYRAEGIGFLTRLNGLLEQHPFLAGEQRSLADMAIFPFVRQFAEVDRVWFDELPMKPLQTWLATQLAAPLFQAVMGKYAPWKSGQDEPFFP, from the coding sequence ATGACTGACCTGCCGATCCTTTATAGCTTCCGGCGTTGCCCCTATGCCATGCGGGCGCGTCTGGCGCTGGCCGTGAGCGCCACAAGCTGCCGCCTGCGTGAGGTGGCGCTGAAAAATAAACCGGCCGAGATGCTGGCGGTATCTCCGAAAGGTACCGTGCCGGTGCTGGTGACCGCCGACGGGCAGGTGATTGATGAAAGCCTCGCCATTATGACATGGGCGCTTGGGCGACAGGATCCGGAAGACTGGCTTGCGCCAAGTGATGGCGGCTTGATTGCCGAGAACGATGGTCCGTTCAAGGCCAGTCTTGATCGTTATAAATATCCGTCCCGCTATGACCTTGCCGACCCTCTGCCTTACCGGGCGGAGGGGATCGGGTTTCTCACGCGCCTGAACGGGCTGCTTGAACAGCATCCCTTTCTTGCCGGGGAGCAGAGATCGCTGGCTGATATGGCCATCTTCCCCTTCGTCCGCCAATTCGCCGAAGTGGACCGGGTCTGGTTTGATGAATTGCCCATGAAACCCCTGCAAACCTGGCTCGCCACGCAGTTGGCCGCGCCTTTGTTTCAGGCCGTCATGGGCAAATATGCCCCTTGGAAGTCGGGCCAAGACGAGCCGTTTTTCCCCTGA
- the cysW gene encoding sulfate ABC transporter permease subunit CysW codes for MAHASSVRKVGDTPLVRRLLIGIGLLLTGIFLVAPVALIFMQAFSAGFDTYRDNILHADTLHAIRLTVLVAVVVVPINVLFGICAAWLLTKYSFPGKKLLITLIELPFSISPVIAGVIYLFLYGDQGLLGPWLREHDMQIMFSLPAIFLVSLFVTCPFVARELIPLMQTQGSDEEEAAISLGAGGFITFLKVTLPNIRWALLYGTILCNARVMGEFGAVSVVSGSIRGETNTLPLQIELLYNDYNAVGAFAAASTLTLIAVLTLVLKTIFDRKRQA; via the coding sequence ATGGCTCACGCGAGCTCGGTTCGGAAAGTTGGCGATACGCCGCTGGTGCGCCGTCTGTTGATCGGCATCGGGCTGCTGCTGACCGGAATTTTTCTGGTGGCCCCTGTCGCGCTCATTTTCATGCAGGCTTTCAGTGCTGGATTTGACACTTACCGTGACAATATTCTCCATGCGGACACGCTGCATGCGATCCGGCTCACGGTGCTGGTGGCTGTTGTCGTTGTGCCGATCAATGTGCTGTTTGGCATTTGCGCGGCCTGGCTTCTGACCAAATATAGCTTTCCCGGCAAAAAACTGCTGATCACCCTGATCGAGCTGCCATTTTCCATATCGCCGGTGATCGCCGGGGTGATTTATCTGTTTCTCTATGGCGATCAGGGATTACTGGGTCCATGGCTGCGTGAGCATGATATGCAGATCATGTTCAGCTTGCCGGCGATTTTCCTGGTCAGCCTGTTTGTGACCTGCCCCTTCGTCGCCCGCGAACTGATCCCGCTCATGCAGACGCAAGGCTCGGACGAGGAAGAAGCCGCCATCAGTTTGGGCGCGGGCGGCTTCATAACCTTCCTCAAGGTGACGCTCCCCAATATCCGCTGGGCGCTTTTGTATGGGACGATCCTCTGCAACGCCCGCGTCATGGGGGAGTTCGGGGCGGTGTCCGTCGTCTCCGGCAGTATTCGCGGCGAAACCAACACCCTGCCCTTGCAGATCGAGCTTTTATATAACGACTATAACGCGGTCGGGGCCTTTGCCGCCGCCTCGACCCTGACCCTGATCGCCGTGCTCACGCTGGTTCTGAAAACCATATTCGACCGCAAACGCCAGGCCTGA
- the cysT gene encoding sulfate ABC transporter permease subunit CysT — protein sequence MAKRVLPGFTLTMGCSLLYLACIVLLPLAALVMKAASIDLNQFWAMVSGPRAVASYRVTVMAAFYATIFNAIFGLLMAWILVRYDFPGRRLVDALMDLPFALPTAVAGIALTALFASNGWFGQLLTPLGIKVAYTPLGISLAMAFTSIPFVVRSVQPVLEDMGHEMEQAAQSLGASDATIFRRIIFPLLFPAFLAGSSLAFARSLGEFGAVIFIAGNLPMKTEVTTLLAFIRLEEFDYPAVAAIATVMLLAAFLLLLVTNSIQAWHLRYTDRG from the coding sequence ATGGCAAAACGGGTGCTTCCCGGATTTACACTGACCATGGGATGCAGCTTGCTTTATCTCGCCTGCATCGTGTTGTTGCCTTTGGCCGCGCTGGTGATGAAGGCTGCCAGCATCGATCTCAATCAGTTCTGGGCCATGGTCAGCGGACCACGCGCCGTCGCCTCCTACCGCGTGACGGTGATGGCGGCTTTTTACGCCACCATATTCAATGCCATCTTTGGGCTGTTGATGGCCTGGATTCTGGTGCGCTATGACTTCCCCGGCCGCCGCCTTGTCGATGCCTTGATGGATCTGCCCTTTGCCTTGCCAACCGCGGTCGCAGGTATTGCCTTGACGGCGCTTTTTGCGTCGAACGGCTGGTTTGGGCAACTGCTCACCCCGCTTGGCATCAAGGTGGCCTATACGCCGCTTGGCATCAGCCTGGCCATGGCCTTCACCAGCATTCCCTTTGTGGTGCGGAGCGTACAGCCGGTTCTGGAAGACATGGGCCATGAGATGGAACAGGCCGCCCAGTCCCTTGGCGCGAGCGACGCCACCATTTTCCGCCGCATCATTTTCCCGCTGTTGTTTCCGGCTTTCCTTGCCGGGTCTTCGCTGGCTTTTGCCCGCAGTCTGGGTGAATTCGGGGCTGTGATTTTTATCGCCGGAAATCTACCCATGAAAACCGAGGTAACGACGCTGCTTGCCTTCATCCGGCTTGAGGAATTCGATTATCCGGCCGTCGCCGCCATCGCCACCGTGATGCTGCTCGCGGCGTTTCTGTTGTTGCTGGTGACCAACAGCATTCAGGCCTGGCACCTTCGCTACACGGATCGCGGCTGA
- a CDS encoding DUF4169 family protein yields MAEIINLRLARKSKKRTEQAAKADANRLTFGRSKADRTKREAEESLNAKKLDGHKLEE; encoded by the coding sequence ATGGCCGAGATCATCAATCTGCGCCTTGCGCGCAAAAGCAAAAAACGGACGGAGCAAGCCGCAAAAGCGGACGCCAACCGCCTGACATTCGGCCGCAGCAAAGCGGACCGCACAAAGCGTGAGGCTGAAGAAAGCCTCAACGCCAAAAAACTGGATGGCCATAAGCTTGAAGAATGA
- a CDS encoding cysteine synthase A translates to MDVKTGFIETIGNTPLIRLNHASEITGCEIYGKAEFLNPGGSVKDRAALYIIKDAEERGLLKPGGVIVEGTAGNTGIGIGLVANARGYRSVIVMPETQSQEKKDMLRLCGCELILVPAVPYKDPNNYVKYSGRLAETLAKTEPNGAVWANQFDNVANRRAHFETTGPEIWAQLDGKVDGFVSAVGSGGTLGGVSMFLKSKNKDIRVALADPFGAALYSYYTSGELKAEGSSITEGIGQGRITKNLEDVVVDSAYQIPDAEAVEIVFDLLKHEGLCLGGSTGINVAGAIRLARDMGPGHTIVTLLCDSGTRYQSKLFNPEFLREKNLPVPSWLEDQPSTVPSVLVTS, encoded by the coding sequence ATGGACGTCAAGACAGGCTTCATTGAAACCATCGGCAACACGCCGCTTATCCGTCTCAATCATGCGTCCGAGATCACGGGCTGCGAGATATACGGCAAAGCCGAATTTCTCAATCCCGGCGGATCGGTCAAGGACCGTGCCGCCCTCTATATCATCAAGGACGCCGAAGAGCGCGGACTTTTGAAACCCGGCGGCGTCATTGTCGAGGGTACGGCCGGAAATACCGGCATCGGCATCGGGCTTGTGGCCAATGCGCGCGGCTATCGCAGCGTCATCGTCATGCCGGAAACCCAGTCGCAGGAAAAAAAGGACATGCTGCGGCTTTGCGGGTGCGAACTGATCCTGGTGCCTGCGGTGCCTTATAAAGATCCGAACAATTACGTCAAATATTCGGGCCGCCTAGCTGAAACGCTTGCGAAAACCGAGCCGAACGGGGCGGTCTGGGCCAATCAGTTCGATAATGTGGCGAACCGCCGCGCCCATTTTGAAACCACCGGCCCTGAAATCTGGGCCCAGCTTGACGGCAAGGTCGATGGCTTTGTGAGCGCCGTTGGTTCGGGCGGCACGCTTGGCGGCGTCTCCATGTTCCTCAAATCCAAGAACAAGGACATCCGCGTCGCCCTCGCCGACCCGTTCGGCGCGGCGCTTTACAGCTATTACACCAGCGGAGAATTGAAGGCCGAAGGGTCGTCGATCACCGAAGGCATCGGTCAGGGCCGCATCACCAAAAACCTTGAAGATGTGGTGGTCGACAGTGCTTATCAAATTCCGGATGCGGAGGCGGTGGAGATCGTCTTTGATCTGTTGAAGCACGAAGGCCTCTGCCTTGGCGGTTCGACCGGCATCAATGTGGCGGGCGCGATCCGTCTGGCCCGGGACATGGGGCCGGGTCATACCATTGTCACCTTGCTGTGCGATTCCGGAACCCGCTATCAAAGCAAGCTTTTCAATCCCGAATTCCTGCGCGAAAAAAATCTACCGGTTCCCTCCTGGCTGGAGGATCAGCCGTCCACTGTCCCGTCCGTTCTCGTTACATCCTGA
- a CDS encoding DUF2889 domain-containing protein produces MPLSVPAVAREKFHTRRITCEGYARADGLWDIEAHMTDVKSYAFMNTWRGDVLPGTPIHEMWLRLTIDDGFKIIDVEAQTDNSPYEVCPAITINFKRLIGLTIGAGWNRKAKGLVGGVEGCTHLVELLGPMATVAFQTILGSAKQRRDEKFGLESPENPETDESRAKMIVNTCHAMSSRGEIVRGIAPELYTGDEPEPAGPRLPLPS; encoded by the coding sequence ATGCCATTGTCAGTCCCCGCCGTTGCGCGTGAGAAATTTCATACCCGCCGCATCACCTGTGAGGGCTATGCCCGCGCGGATGGCCTGTGGGATATCGAAGCTCATATGACGGATGTCAAAAGCTATGCGTTCATGAATACCTGGCGCGGCGATGTGCTGCCTGGTACGCCTATTCATGAAATGTGGCTGCGGCTGACCATCGATGATGGGTTCAAAATCATCGATGTGGAAGCCCAGACGGACAACAGCCCTTATGAGGTCTGCCCGGCCATCACCATCAATTTCAAGCGCCTGATCGGGCTGACCATCGGTGCTGGATGGAATCGCAAGGCCAAGGGCCTGGTGGGCGGGGTCGAGGGCTGCACCCATCTGGTCGAATTGCTTGGCCCCATGGCCACGGTGGCGTTCCAGACCATTCTTGGCAGCGCCAAACAGCGCCGCGACGAAAAATTCGGCCTTGAAAGCCCGGAAAATCCGGAAACGGACGAGAGCCGGGCAAAAATGATCGTCAATACCTGCCATGCGATGTCGAGCAGGGGAGAGATCGTGCGCGGCATTGCCCCTGAGTTATATACGGGTGATGAGCCTGAACCTGCAGGACCAAGGCTGCCTTTGCCATCCTGA
- the queF gene encoding preQ(1) synthase has translation MTTEIYEGLTQLGANTALPSNPETADLETVPNPHPGTSYLVRFVCPEFTSLCPITGQPDFAHLVIDYVPRDRLVESKSLKLYLHAFRNHGGFHEACTVDIGKRLVAAMDPTWLRIGGYWYPRGGIPIDVFYATGPAPEGLWLPDQGVPPYRGRG, from the coding sequence ATGACGACGGAAATTTATGAGGGTTTAACGCAACTTGGCGCCAACACGGCGCTGCCCTCGAACCCCGAGACGGCCGACCTTGAAACCGTGCCGAACCCGCATCCGGGGACAAGTTATCTGGTGCGGTTTGTCTGCCCCGAGTTTACGAGTCTCTGCCCGATCACCGGCCAGCCCGATTTTGCCCATCTCGTGATCGATTATGTGCCACGCGACCGTCTGGTCGAAAGCAAATCGCTGAAGCTGTATCTGCACGCCTTCCGCAACCACGGCGGCTTTCACGAAGCCTGCACGGTCGACATCGGCAAGCGCCTGGTCGCGGCCATGGACCCGACCTGGCTCAGGATCGGCGGCTACTGGTACCCACGCGGCGGCATCCCCATCGACGTCTTCTACGCCACCGGCCCGGCCCCCGAGGGCTTATGGCTGCCGGATCAAGGCGTGCCACCCTATCGCGGTCGCGGCTAA
- a CDS encoding multidrug effflux MFS transporter — protein MSLPSLPSHSRRVELAFILGALTAFAPLSIDMYLPSLPTLERIFATDAAAVQRTLSTFFVGFAIGQAFYGPLIDRFGRKLPLYGSLGLYILASIGCVVAPSIEFLAGMRLFQALGACAGVVIARAVVRDLFTDKESIGFYASLMLVSGLAPMLAPILGGFVLKYFSWEANFVILAIIGVMILLLIHFRLPETLRPEHMQPLHFWSILRNYGRLLTDREYIGYGLGCGFAMAGLFSYIAAVPFILISLYKIAPEHFGFIFALNAFGFISMAQVNGRLLQGANPKKVVMMASIFQVCVAAVLLVTSATGFGGLYGILVPLFFFVAPLGFIMPNSTVLAMAPQARNAGVASALLGLLQNGLAAVSTVLAGIFSVTTPLTMAVIMGVCAVGTFVMLRVVGGVRH, from the coding sequence GTGTCTTTGCCGTCTTTGCCGTCACACAGTCGCCGTGTGGAGCTTGCCTTCATTCTCGGTGCGCTGACGGCTTTTGCTCCGTTGTCGATCGATATGTATCTGCCGTCCTTGCCGACGCTTGAGCGGATTTTTGCGACCGATGCCGCAGCAGTACAGCGTACTTTGTCGACTTTTTTCGTCGGCTTTGCCATTGGACAGGCCTTTTATGGCCCGCTTATCGACCGTTTTGGACGCAAATTACCGCTTTATGGCAGTCTTGGGCTGTATATTCTGGCCTCTATCGGTTGTGTGGTGGCTCCAAGCATCGAATTTCTGGCTGGAATGCGGTTATTTCAGGCTCTTGGTGCCTGTGCTGGCGTAGTGATCGCCCGTGCTGTGGTGCGGGATCTGTTCACCGACAAGGAATCCATCGGATTTTATGCGTCCTTGATGCTGGTCTCTGGCCTCGCGCCCATGCTGGCGCCGATCCTAGGCGGGTTTGTGCTGAAATATTTCAGCTGGGAAGCCAATTTCGTCATTCTGGCCATTATCGGCGTGATGATTTTGCTGCTGATCCATTTCCGTCTGCCGGAAACCCTGCGCCCCGAACATATGCAGCCGTTGCATTTTTGGAGCATTCTCAGGAACTATGGCCGTCTGCTGACGGATCGCGAATATATCGGCTATGGGCTTGGCTGCGGCTTTGCCATGGCGGGGCTGTTTTCCTATATCGCTGCGGTGCCGTTCATTCTGATCAGCCTTTATAAGATCGCGCCGGAGCATTTCGGGTTTATTTTTGCCTTGAATGCCTTCGGATTTATCAGCATGGCGCAGGTCAATGGGCGTTTATTGCAGGGCGCCAATCCGAAAAAGGTCGTGATGATGGCCAGCATTTTTCAGGTTTGCGTTGCTGCTGTTCTGTTGGTGACGTCAGCGACAGGCTTTGGCGGGCTTTATGGCATTCTTGTGCCGCTGTTCTTCTTTGTCGCGCCGCTTGGGTTCATCATGCCGAATTCGACTGTGCTTGCCATGGCTCCTCAGGCGAGGAATGCAGGGGTGGCTTCGGCTTTGTTGGGCTTGTTGCAGAATGGGCTTGCAGCGGTTTCAACCGTGCTCGCGGGGATTTTCTCGGTGACGACGCCGCTGACCATGGCTGTCATTATGGGGGTCTGTGCGGTCGGCACCTTTGTCATGCTGCGCGTGGTCGGCGGCGTGCGGCACTGA
- a CDS encoding Ppx/GppA phosphatase family protein, producing the protein MPPQSGQPVLSALDLGTNNCRLLVARPQGKSFRVIDAFSRIVRLGEGVAASGRLSEEAIDRTVEALRICARKMRERGVTHMRNVATQACRQAMNCDDFVERVVRETGIELDIIPPAEEARLAVMGCQALLDRGVRRAIVFDIGGGSTELIWTTIMPKGQPKILGWMSMPLGVVNMSEIFMGNNDVTPESYRAMVDAVRERLIPFDKRYNLSFAIKKGGVQMIGTSGTITTLTSVHLDLPRYDRTQVDGASVDSEALAALCQKLAGQDYQTRAANKCVGTDRAELIVAGCAILDAILSIWAVPRISVADRGIREGMLIELMQAAQHDLRTGKPFGRTDLRASNQEQVNVE; encoded by the coding sequence ATGCCACCTCAATCCGGTCAACCGGTTCTGAGCGCGTTGGACCTTGGCACGAATAATTGCCGTCTCCTGGTCGCGCGCCCACAGGGTAAAAGCTTTCGGGTCATTGATGCCTTTTCCCGCATCGTCCGCCTTGGCGAAGGGGTGGCTGCCAGTGGCCGCCTGTCCGAGGAAGCCATTGATCGCACTGTGGAGGCGCTCAGGATCTGCGCCCGCAAAATGCGCGAGCGCGGCGTCACTCATATGCGCAATGTGGCGACTCAGGCTTGCCGTCAGGCCATGAATTGCGATGATTTTGTTGAGCGCGTCGTGCGTGAAACCGGCATCGAACTTGATATCATTCCCCCCGCCGAAGAAGCGCGGCTTGCGGTCATGGGCTGTCAGGCGCTGCTGGATCGCGGGGTACGGCGGGCCATTGTGTTCGATATCGGCGGCGGCTCTACCGAGCTGATCTGGACCACCATCATGCCGAAGGGCCAGCCGAAAATTCTCGGTTGGATGTCCATGCCGCTTGGCGTCGTCAATATGTCCGAGATTTTCATGGGCAATAACGATGTCACGCCGGAAAGCTACCGGGCCATGGTCGATGCCGTGCGCGAGCGTCTGATCCCGTTCGACAAGCGCTATAATCTGAGCTTCGCCATCAAAAAGGGCGGGGTGCAGATGATCGGCACCTCCGGCACCATCACCACGCTGACCAGTGTTCATCTTGATCTGCCGCGCTATGATCGCACGCAGGTGGACGGTGCATCGGTTGACAGCGAGGCGCTTGCGGCGCTCTGTCAGAAGCTTGCCGGGCAGGATTATCAAACACGGGCCGCCAATAAATGCGTGGGTACGGATCGTGCCGAACTTATCGTGGCGGGCTGCGCTATTCTCGATGCGATCCTCAGTATATGGGCGGTGCCGCGGATCAGTGTGGCCGATCGCGGTATCCGCGAAGGCATGCTGATCGAGCTGATGCAGGCGGCTCAGCATGATTTGCGAACAGGCAAGCCATTCGGGCGCACTGATCTCAGGGCGTCCAATCAGGAGCAGGTAAATGTCGAATAG